From one Bacillus sp. FJAT-42376 genomic stretch:
- a CDS encoding MerR family transcriptional regulator — translation MSYSMKYVMENLNVTANTLRYYEKEGLLKNISRNSGGNRVYNDENIGVLDFIRALRLTGMPISEIKKYLELTELGDDTISQRKEMILQHKTRVQKKINENLKYLEVISYKAAMYDLKERELK, via the coding sequence ATGTCATATTCTATGAAATACGTAATGGAGAATTTAAATGTAACAGCCAATACACTCAGATATTATGAAAAGGAAGGGTTATTAAAAAATATATCTCGTAATTCTGGGGGGAATAGAGTATATAACGATGAAAATATTGGGGTATTAGATTTCATTCGCGCTCTAAGATTGACAGGGATGCCGATTTCCGAAATTAAAAAGTATCTTGAGTTAACTGAGTTAGGGGATGATACCATCTCACAGAGAAAGGAAATGATCCTCCAACACAAAACAAGGGTTCAAAAAAAAATTAATGAGAATCTAAAATATTTGGAAGTCATAAGTTATAAAGCAGCTATGTATGATCTTAAAGAAAGAGAACTTAAATAA
- a CDS encoding RNA polymerase sigma factor, translating into MEKTIHQDFIKETRKVKDEFNEIVAEYSSDLWDFCRYVTGSPWDGEDLYQETMIKSFGLLPGRWSEITDKKNYLFRVAANTWLDQCRKRNREIGTLDEGHEPAVHFSDRLVLEEVLTSVAAILTPKQTAAFLLLDIFQFSAEETAGIVKSTPGGVYAAVQRARRKIASFDLANSKKDVHSQPSNETIQAYLRAFNDGDVESLVGFFSEQAQNEAFFGFQEFSREEMLKGSLKFGLPGYSAEEFMLWGKPVILVLAKGREIHDIQMQEVENGKIVSHKSYFFRKEFVLAAAKELGLEAQLVKPPVDWS; encoded by the coding sequence ATGGAAAAAACCATTCATCAGGATTTTATAAAGGAAACCCGAAAAGTAAAAGATGAATTTAATGAAATTGTAGCAGAATATTCCTCGGATTTATGGGATTTTTGCCGATATGTAACCGGATCGCCTTGGGACGGGGAAGACCTTTATCAGGAGACAATGATCAAGTCCTTTGGATTGCTGCCGGGCCGGTGGAGTGAGATTACGGACAAGAAAAACTACTTATTTCGAGTGGCAGCGAATACGTGGCTGGATCAGTGCCGGAAGCGAAACCGGGAAATTGGAACATTGGATGAGGGGCATGAGCCAGCAGTCCATTTTTCAGATCGTCTAGTATTAGAAGAGGTTCTTACATCCGTGGCAGCCATACTGACGCCTAAGCAAACAGCGGCCTTTTTGCTGCTGGATATTTTTCAATTCAGCGCAGAAGAAACAGCCGGAATCGTCAAAAGCACGCCTGGTGGTGTGTATGCCGCCGTACAGCGAGCGAGAAGGAAAATCGCTTCTTTCGATCTTGCAAATTCCAAAAAGGACGTTCACTCACAGCCGTCTAATGAAACGATTCAAGCCTATTTGCGAGCGTTTAATGACGGGGATGTGGAAAGTCTTGTAGGATTCTTCAGTGAGCAGGCACAAAACGAAGCCTTCTTTGGTTTCCAGGAATTCTCGAGAGAAGAAATGCTGAAAGGTTCCCTGAAGTTTGGACTGCCCGGGTACTCTGCAGAGGAATTCATGCTTTGGGGAAAGCCGGTTATCCTTGTCTTAGCGAAGGGCCGTGAAATCCATGATATTCAAATGCAGGAAGTTGAAAACGGGAAAATAGTCAGCCACAAAAGCTATTTCTTCAGAAAAGAATTCGTTTTGGCAGCCGCCAAAGAGCTTGGGTTAGAGGCGCAGTTAGTCAAACCGCCTGTTGACTGGAGCTAA
- a CDS encoding SDR family oxidoreductase has product MSNIKDKVIVITGGSSGMGKATATLLAERGAHIVVGARRKQNLEELVAFITSNGGSASYQVTDVTNRSDVENLVKHAVNSYGKVDVIINNAGIGPISLLDDLRVEDWEQMIDVNVKGVLYGIAAALPIFRKQGSGHFVNLASTAGLKVTPKQSVYAGTKSAVRAITEGLRQEAGDKLRVTIISPGFVDTNFADSITDMEAKAQIISARDKMAISPDAIANAIAFAIEQPSDVDVNEVIIRPTAQN; this is encoded by the coding sequence GTGTCAAATATTAAAGACAAGGTCATTGTTATTACTGGTGGAAGCAGTGGTATGGGAAAAGCAACCGCAACGTTGTTGGCGGAACGAGGTGCTCACATTGTTGTTGGTGCACGAAGGAAACAGAACCTTGAAGAATTGGTCGCTTTTATCACCTCCAACGGTGGTTCAGCGAGTTATCAAGTAACAGATGTGACAAACCGCAGCGATGTTGAGAATTTGGTAAAACATGCTGTGAATTCCTATGGGAAAGTTGATGTAATCATAAATAATGCTGGAATTGGGCCAATTTCTCTCCTGGATGACCTACGCGTAGAGGATTGGGAGCAAATGATTGACGTAAACGTCAAAGGTGTTTTGTACGGTATCGCTGCAGCACTGCCCATTTTCCGCAAACAGGGCTCAGGACATTTCGTTAATCTCGCTTCGACTGCAGGACTTAAAGTTACGCCTAAACAATCCGTATATGCTGGCACAAAATCCGCTGTGCGTGCTATTACTGAGGGTTTGCGCCAAGAAGCCGGTGATAAACTTCGCGTAACAATCATTTCACCGGGCTTTGTAGACACGAACTTTGCCGACTCAATAACAGATATGGAAGCTAAGGCACAGATAATCAGCGCAAGAGACAAGATGGCGATTTCGCCAGATGCCATTGCCAACGCTATTGCATTTGCCATTGAGCAGCCATCCGATGTTGATGTGAATGAGGTTATTATTCGTCCTACGGCACAAAATTAG